One genomic segment of Centropristis striata isolate RG_2023a ecotype Rhode Island chromosome 11, C.striata_1.0, whole genome shotgun sequence includes these proteins:
- the bokb gene encoding bcl-2-related ovarian killer protein homolog B translates to MEVLRRSSVFAAEVLDVFDRSLTEKELVSQSKALCRDFILSRLNQNGLGWSKSELNLSPSNAALAEVSMVLLCLGDELECIQPSLYRNVARQLNISVSMENMVSDAFIGVATEIFSTGITWGKVVSMYSVAGALAVDCVKQGYPSTVHILVDSLGQFARKFLVPWLKRRGGWTEITKCVVKKDLTPEHHWLSSVIESLKYFLTTMYVYIMKEP, encoded by the exons ATGGAGGTCCTGCGGCGGTCCTCTGTGTTCGCTGCAGAGGTCCTGGATGTGTTTGACCGGTCATTGACTGAGAAGGAGCTGGTGTCCCAGTCCAAAGCCTTGTGCAGAGACTTCATACTGTCCAGACTCAACCAGAATGGACTGGGGTGGTCCAAAAGTGAACTCAACCTCTCTCCCTCAAACGCAGCGCTCGCTGAGGTGTCTATGGTGCTTCTCTGTCTTG GCGACGAGCTGGAGTGTATACAGCCCAGCTTGTACAGGAACGTGGCGCGGCAGCTCAACATCTCTGTTTCCATGGAGAACATGGTTTCAGATGCCTTCATTGGAGTTGCAACAGAGATCTTCTCAACAG gTATAACATGGGGGAAAGTGGTATCCATGTATTCAGTAGCCGGAGCCCTGGCGGTGGATTGTGTCAAACAGGGTTATCCAAGCACCGTTCACATCTTGGTGGACAGCCTCGGCCAGTTCGCCCGCAAGTTTCTGGTTCCCTGGCTGAAGAGACGGGGAGGATGG ACGGAGATCACGAAATGTGTGGTGAAGAAGGATCTAACCCCTGAGCATCACTGGCTGTCGTCTGTCATCGAGTCCCTGAAGTACTTCCTCACTACTATGTACGTCTACATCATGAAGGAGCCTTGA